The Taeniopygia guttata chromosome 22, bTaeGut7.mat, whole genome shotgun sequence genome has a window encoding:
- the KAT6A gene encoding histone acetyltransferase KAT6A, whose product MVKLANPLYTEWILEAIKKVKKQKQRPSEERICNAVSSSHGLDRKTVLEQLELSVKDGTILKVSNKGLNSYKDPDNPGRIALPKPRNHGKLDGKPNVDWNKLIKRAIEGLAESGGSSLKNIERFLKGQKDVSALFGGSAASIFHQQLRLAVKRAVGHGRLLKDGPLYQLNTKATTNADGKESFESLSCLPPVCLLPHEKDKPVAEPIPICSFCLGTKEQNREKKPEELISCADCGNSGHPSCLKFSPELTVRVKALRWQCIECKTCSSCRDQGKNADNMLFCDSCDRGFHMECCDPPLTRMPKGMWICQICRPRKKGRKLLQKKAAQIKRRYANPIGRPKNRLKNQNTTSKGPFSKVRTGPGRGRKRKMALSSQSASSEGGYLEQTDVLDFCRDGSNTLKFNKKTKGLIDGLTKFFTPSPDGRKARGEVVDYSQQYRIRKKGTRKSSTSEWPTDNQDGWDGKQETEERFFGSQDVLNEKDMELFRDIQEQALQKVGVTGPPDPQVRCPSVIEFGKYEIQTWYSSPYPQEYSRLPKLYLCEFCLKYMKSRTILQQHMKKCGWFHPPANEIYRKNNISVFEVDGNVSTIYCQNLCLLAKLFLDHKTLYYDVEPFLFYVLTQNDVKGCHLVGYFSKEKHCQQKYNVSCIMILPQYQRKGYGRFLIDFSYLLSKREGQAGSPEKPLSDLGRLSYMAYWKSVILECLYHQRDKQLSIKKLSKLTGICPQDITSTLHHLRMLDFRSDQFVIIRREKLIQEHMAKLRTNVRPVDVDAECLRWTPVIVSNSVVSEDEEEETEDGENEEQQKQKEKDPETSMVKSVSWEKKEQEPYSPTESEKKPDIVAPANSARPNRHIFSLDSLPANSQPSRRGRWKRKSKKIHEPFCEKEPALPIEEKTAVPSGRCSECEEKSAASRGRCSDCEKSVALQGRCGECEEKSPASRGRYAEDDEKSAASQGQYGKGEKSAIPRRQHSEAVERWRGQLKKNTEPLKCRFPEDCDRLPRRYSDSDRALLRCFSESSEEEDDEPVSPRSSSPPVLTKPTLKRKKPILHRKRRVRKRKHHNSSVVTETISETTEVLDEPFEDSDSERPMPQLEPTFEIEEEEEEEEEDEEEESELSSSGYFQHLAQPDTLRHRPSSKRKSRDEEESDDNGNRPLKPLSMLRNSEAKGSSLEPDTSTPMKKKKGWPKGKSRKPVHWKKRPGRKPGFKLNREEVPLSVQDEIVDEVVANSKPGRKAKISDKEECVEQKDLPLTEERKEEDVNLEAEEVGEGEEEDIASSEVRAVSPVDSNSSPVPEVKEPEIEEEVEEKPQILEEQRQSEEEQQELDEPEHDHEEEEELAVVTNQNEDHDADDEDDGHPESLKKKELEEQPIKEGVKEEPQVQECFLETSIPSSREDAKEKDEAEADSEEEQASNETSVGSEHVPGSEDDHEEEQSNKEGLIELKEEEEIPHSELDLETVQAVQSLTQEESNEHDVAYQDCEETLAACQTLQSYTQTEEDPQISMVEDCQASEHNSPISSVQSHPSQSVRSVSSPNVPALESSYTQISPEQGSLSAPSMQNMETSPMMDVPSVSDHSQQVVDSGFSDLGSIESTTENYENPSSYDSTMGGSICGNNSSQSSCSYGGLSSSSSLTQNSCVVTQQMANIGSSCSMMQQNNVQPTANCNIKSPQSCVVERPPSNQQPTTQPQQQQPQSQQPQPPPPPQQQPPLSQCSMNNSFTPAPMIMEIPESGSTGNISIYERIPGDFGAGSYSQPSATFSLAKLQQLTNTIMDPHAMPYSHSPAVTSYATSVSLSNTGLAQLAPSHPLAGTPQAQATMTPPPNLASTTMNLTSPLLQCNMSATNIGIPHTQRLQGQMPVKGHISIRSKSAPLPSATAHQQQLYGRSPPTVAMQAGPRTLAVQRGMNMGVNLMPTTPYNVNSMNMNLNAMNSYRMTQPMMNSSYHSNPAYMNQTAQYPMQMQMGMMGSQAYTQQPMQPNPHGNMMYTGPSHHSYMNAAGVPKQSLNGPYMRR is encoded by the exons CCGGTTGCCGAACCAATTCCAATTTGCAGTTTCTGCCTTGGTACAAAAGAGCAAAATCGGGAGAAGAAACCTGAAGAGCTCATCTCTTGTGCTGACTGTGGCAACAGTG GTCATCCGTCCTGTTTGAAGTTCTCTCCAGAGCTGACAGTTCGAGTGAAAGCCTTGCGATGGCAGTGTATTGAATGCAAAACATGCAGTTCCTGTAGAGATcaaggaaaaaatgct GATAACATGCTATTTTGTGACTCATGTGACCGTGGCTTTCACATGGAATGCTGTGATCCTCCTCTTACCAGGATGCCAAAAG GTATGTGGATATGTCAAATATGTCGACCACgtaagaaaggaagaaaacttcTACAGAAGAAGGCAGCACAGATAAAAAGACGCTATGCTAACCCAATAGGACGTCCTAAAAACAGGTTAAAGAATCAAAACACAAC ATCAAAAGGTCCTTTCAGCAAAGTTCGCACTGGTCCTGGTCGGGGTAGGAAGCGTAAGATGGCTCTGTCCAGCCAGTCAGCATCATCAGAAGGAGGATACCTGGAACAGACAGATGTCTTGGACTTCTGCAGAGATGGCAGCAACACCTTGAAATTTAACAAGAAAACCAAAGGGCTTATAGATGGCCTTACTAAATTCTTCACTCCCTCCCCTGATGGACGAAAAGCTCGAGGAGAAGTGGTAGACTATTCTCAGCAGTATAGGATCAGGAAAAAGGGTACCAGGAAATCTAGCACTTCAGAATGGCCCACAG ACAATCAGGATGGCTGGGATGGAAAACAAGAAACTGAGGAGCGTTTTTTTGGAAGCCAGGATGTCTTAAATGAAAAAGACATGGAGTTGTTTCGAGATATTCAGGAGCAAGCACTGCAG AAAGTAGGGGTGACtgggcctcctgatccacaagtCCGCTGCCCTTCTGTTATAGAATTTGGCAAATACGAAATCCAGACCTGGTACTCCTCCCCATATCCACAGGAATACTCAAG GCTGCCGAAGTTGTACCTTTGTGAATTCTGTCTAAAATACATGAAAAGCAGAACTATTCTCCAACAGCATATGAAAAAATGTGGGTGGTTTCATCCTCCAGCAAAtgaaatttacagaaaaaataatatatcaGTCTTTGAG GTTGATGGCAATGTCAGCACTATCTACTGCCAGAATTTGTGCTTGTTAGCTAAACTCTTCTTGGATCACAAGACTCTCTATTATGATGTGGAGCCATTTCTTTTCTATGTCCTGACGCAGAATGATGTTAAGGGCTGTCACCTTGTTGGCTACTTTTCCAAG GAAAAACACTGCCAACAGAAGTACAATGTTTCCTGTATAATGATTCTTCCACAATACCAGCGTAAGGGCTATGGCAGGTTCCTAATTGACTTCA GCTATTTGCTTTCAAAGCGTGAGGGTCAAGCAGGATCACCAGAAAAGCCCCTGTCGGACCTCGGGCGCCTGTCATATATGGCTTATTGGAAAAGTGTAATATTGGAGTGCCTTTATCATCAACGTGACAAGCAATTAAGCATCAAGAAATTGAGTAAGCTGACTGGAATCTGCCCTCAAGATATCACTTCCACTCTGCACCACCTACGAATGCTTGACTTCCGTAGTGATCA ATTTGTGATCATTCGTCGGGAGAAGCTTATCCAGGAACACATGGCAAAGCTTAGAACTAATGTCCGACCTGTTGATGTGGATGCAGAATGTCTGCGTTGGACACCTGTTATAGTTTCCAACTCAGTTGTCTctgaagatgaagaagaggaaacAGAGGATGGGGAAAATGAAGAgcaacaaaagcagaaagaaaaggatcCAGAGACCAGT aTGGTAAAATCTGTGTCATGGGAGAAGAAAGAGCAAGAGCCTTACTCACCAACAGAGAGTGAAAAAAAGCCAGACATTGTTGCTCCAGCCAATTCTGCACGACCAAACAGGCACATTTTTTCCCTGGATAGTCTTCCTGCAAACAGTCAGCCGTCACGAAGAGGTCGATGGAAGCGCAAGAGCAAAAAAATTCATGAGCCCTTCTGTGAGAAGGAGCCAGCATTGCCCATCGAGGAAAAAACAGCAGTTCCCAGTGGACGATGCAGTGAATGTGAGGAAAAGTCAGCAGCCTCACGAGGCCGGTGCAGTGACTGTGAGAAGTCAGTGGCCTTGCAAGGAAGATGCGGTGAATGTGAGGAGAAATCTCCAGCCTCGAGAGGCCGGTATGCTGAAGATGACGAAAAATCTGCAGCTTCCCAGGGACAGTATGGCAAAGGtgaaaaatctgcaattccCCGTCGGCAGCACAGTGAAGCTGTGGAAAGGTGGAGGGGGCAGTTGAAAAAGAACACAGAGCCACTGAAATGTAGATTCCCAGAGGACTGCGACAGATTACCCCGGCGCTACAGTGATAGTGATAGGGCACTTCTGAGGTGTTTTAGTGAGAGCAGTGAAGAGGAAGATGATGAGCCTGTGAGTCCTCGATCAAGCTCTCCACCTGTTCTCACCAAGCCAACATTGAAACGAAAG AAACCAATTCTTCATCGGAAGAGGCGGGTCCGCAAGCGTAAGCACCACAACAGCAGTGTTGTCACTGAAACAATCTCGGAAACCACAGAAGTGCTGGATGAACCATTTGAGGACTCAGACTCTGAACGACCAATGCCTCAATTAGAGCCTACATTTGAGattgaggaagaggaagaggaggaggaggaggatgaagaggaggagagTGAACTTTCATCCAGTGGATACTTTCAGCACTTAGCCCAACCAGACACACTCAGGCATAGACCCTCTTCTAAGAGGAAGTCCAGAGATGAAGAGGAGTCTGATGACAATG GTAACCGACCCTTGAAACCATTATCTATGCTGAGGAATAGTGAAGCAAAGGGTTCTTCACTCGAGCCAGATACTTCCACACCTATGAAAAAGAAGAAGGGGTGGCCAAAAGGGAAAAGCCGAAAACCAGTCCACTGGAAGAAAAGACCTGGTCGAAAACCAGGTTTTAAACTGAACCGAGAAGAGGTGCCACTATCAGTTCAGGATGAAATAGTTGATGAAGTGGTAGCTAATTCAAAACCAGGGCGTAAAGCCAAAATTTCAGATAAAGAAGAATGTGTTGAGCAGAAGGACCTGCCTCTCactgaggaaaggaaagaggaagatgTGAATCTGGAAGCAGAAGAGGtaggagagggagaagaggaagataTAGCCAGCAGTGAAGTAAGAGCAGTTTCTCCTGTGGACAGCAACAGCAGTCCAGTGCCAGAAGTAAAAGAACCTGAGATAGAAGAGGAAGTAGAGGAGAAGCCACAGATTTTAGAAGAGCAGAGGCAATCAGAAGAAGAGCAGCAAGAATTAGATGAACCTGAACATGACcatgaggaagaagaggaactTGCAGTAGTGACAAATCAAAACGAAGATCATGATGctgatgatgaagatgatggtCATCCAGagtctttgaagaaaaaagaattggAGGAACAGCCCATTAAAGAAGGGGTGAAGGAGGAGCCTCAGGTGCAAGAATGTTTTTTAGAAACAAGCATACCAAGCAGTAGAGaagatgcaaaagaaaaagatgaagcAGAGGCAGATTCTGAGGAAGAGCAGGCTTCCAATGAGACATCAGTGGGCTCAGAGCATGTCCCTGGGTCTGAAGATGATCACGAAGAAGAGCAAAGTAATAAAGAGGGGTTAATTGAATtaaaggaagaggaggagattCCTCATAGTGAACTAGATCTTGAAACTGTTCAAGCAGTTCAGTCCTTGACACAGGAGGAAAGCAATGAGCATGACGTAGCTTACCAGGACTGTGAAGAAACTCTTGCAGCTTGTCAGACCTTGCAGAGTTATACCCAGACTGAGGAGGATCCTCAGATATCAATGGTTGAAGATTGTCAGGCCTCAGAACACAACAGTCCAATATCCTCTGTTCAGTCCCACCCCAGCCAGTCTGTGCGTTCTGTGAGCAGCCCAAATGTGCCTGCTCTGGAGAGCAGTTACACACAGATAAGTCCTGAGCAAGGATCCCTGTCCGCACCCTCTATGCAGAACATGGAGACCAGCCCCATGATGGATGTGCCTTCAGTATCGGACCACTCTCAGCAGGTGGTGGATAGTGGCTTCAGTGACCTTGGCAGCATTGAGAGCACTACAGAGAATTATGAAAACCCCAGCAGCTATGACTCCACTATGGGAGGAAGCATTTGTGGAAATAActcttcccagagcagctgttcATATGGAGGACTGTCTTCTTCTAGCAGCCTCACTCAGAACAGTTGTGTTGTCACTCAGCAAATGGCAAACATTGGCAGCAGTTGCAGCATGATGCAGCAAAACAATGTCCAGCCTACAGCAAACTGTAATATCAAGTCACCTCAGAGCTGTGTAGTAGAAAGGCCCCCAAGTAACCAGCAACCAACAACACAgccacaacagcagcagcctcagtCCCAGCAGCCACAACCCCCACCTCCACCCCAGCAGCAACCTCCATTATCTCAGTGTAGCATGAACAACAGCTTCACCCCAGCACCTATGATCATGGAAATACCTGAATCAGGCAGCACTGGTAACATAAGTATCTATGAGAGGATTCCAGGGGATTTTGGTGCTGGGAGCTATTCACAACCATCAGCCACATTCAGTTTAGCAAAGTTGCAGCAGCTGACAAACACCATTATGGACCCTCATGCCATGCCTTATAGCCATTCTCCTGCTGTGACTTCCTATGCAACCAGCGTTTCTCTTTCCAACACAGGGCTGGCTCAGCTGGCTCCTTCTCACCCTCTGGCTGGCACCCCACAAGCACAAGCCACTATGACACCCCCACCAAACCTGGCATCCACCACCATGAACCTCACATCCCCTCTGCTTCAGTGTAATATGTCTGCTACCAATATTGGTATTCCCCATACTcagaggctgcaggggcagaTGCCAGTCAAGGGGCACATTTCCATCCGCTCCAAATCAGCCCCCCTGCCCTCAGCAACtgcacaccagcagcagctgtacGGCCGCAGCCCCCCCACCGTGGCCATGCAGGCTGGACCTCGGACCTTGGCTGTGCAGCGGGGCATGAACATGGGAGTCAACCTGATGCCAACCACCCCGTACAACGTGAACTCCATGAATATGAACTTGAATGCCATGAACAGCTACAGAATGACACAGCCCATGATGAACAGCAGTTACCACAGTAATCCTGCCTACATGAATCAGACAGCACAGTATCCTATGCAGATGCAGATGGGAATGATGGGGAGCCAGGCCTATACCCAGCAGCCTATGCAGCCAAATCCTCATGGAAACATGATGTACACTGGCCCCTCCCATCACAGCTACATGAATGCTGCTGGGGTGCCCAAGCAGTCTCTTAATGGACCATACATGAGAAGATGA